In Pseudovibrio brasiliensis, the following are encoded in one genomic region:
- a CDS encoding glutamate synthase subunit beta has protein sequence MGKVTGFLEIDRQEQKYQPASDRIRHFREFTVPLSQTDVERQAARCMDCGVPFCHGPTGCPVNNQIPDWNDLVFAGDWEEASRNLHSTNNFPDFTGRICPAPCEEACTLNLEDIPVAIKTVEQAIVDRAFKEGWIKPEPATTKTGKTVAVIGSGPAGMAAAQQLARAGHTVHVYEREPRAGGLLRYGIPDFKMEKHYIDRRVEQLEAEGVTFHYGCEIGKDVEFEEIYTRHDATLLCTGAERPRDPGIPGMDLKGAMYAMPFLVQQNRRVGGEDISEEDPYWAGGKHVVVVGGGDTASDCVGTSFRQGALSVTQMDIRPMPPLKEDKNQFWPYWPTKFRTSTSQAEGAEREFSAATLAVVGDEDGVVTGVKCARVDEKRVPIEGTEFILKADLVLAAIGFSGPNMETYIKEAGDELELDPRTNVKANTEDYKTSIKKVFAAGDVRKGQSLVVWAIREGRQAAKSIDEFLTGSSNLPR, from the coding sequence ATGGGTAAGGTAACTGGCTTTTTGGAGATCGACCGGCAGGAACAGAAGTACCAGCCGGCATCAGATCGCATTCGCCACTTCCGTGAATTCACGGTTCCGCTCTCACAAACAGACGTAGAGCGTCAGGCAGCGCGTTGTATGGATTGTGGCGTTCCTTTCTGTCACGGTCCAACCGGCTGTCCGGTCAACAACCAGATTCCAGACTGGAACGATCTGGTGTTCGCCGGCGACTGGGAAGAAGCATCTCGCAATCTGCATTCAACCAACAACTTCCCAGATTTCACAGGACGCATCTGTCCTGCGCCATGTGAGGAAGCGTGTACGCTCAATCTGGAAGACATTCCGGTTGCGATCAAAACCGTTGAGCAGGCAATTGTAGACCGCGCTTTCAAGGAAGGCTGGATCAAGCCTGAGCCAGCAACAACCAAAACCGGTAAAACCGTAGCCGTCATCGGCTCCGGCCCTGCTGGTATGGCAGCTGCACAGCAGCTGGCCCGCGCTGGCCACACCGTACACGTCTATGAGCGTGAACCACGGGCTGGCGGTCTGCTGCGCTACGGTATTCCTGACTTCAAGATGGAAAAGCACTACATCGACCGCCGCGTTGAGCAGCTGGAAGCCGAAGGCGTAACCTTCCACTACGGCTGTGAAATCGGCAAAGATGTAGAGTTCGAGGAAATCTACACCCGTCACGATGCAACACTGCTGTGCACTGGTGCTGAGCGTCCGCGTGATCCGGGCATTCCGGGCATGGACCTCAAAGGTGCCATGTACGCAATGCCGTTCCTCGTGCAGCAGAACCGCCGTGTAGGCGGGGAAGACATCTCCGAGGAAGATCCATACTGGGCGGGCGGCAAGCACGTTGTTGTTGTTGGTGGTGGTGACACAGCATCTGACTGTGTGGGCACCTCTTTCCGTCAGGGCGCGCTCTCTGTAACCCAGATGGACATCCGTCCAATGCCTCCGCTGAAGGAAGACAAGAACCAGTTCTGGCCGTACTGGCCAACCAAGTTCCGCACGTCTACCTCTCAGGCAGAAGGTGCAGAGCGCGAGTTCTCCGCAGCAACTCTGGCTGTGGTCGGCGATGAAGACGGCGTTGTAACCGGCGTTAAGTGTGCTCGCGTGGATGAAAAGCGTGTTCCGATTGAAGGCACCGAGTTCATCCTCAAAGCAGACCTCGTGCTGGCAGCCATCGGCTTCTCCGGTCCAAACATGGAAACCTACATCAAGGAAGCCGGCGACGAACTGGAGCTGGACCCACGCACCAACGTGAAAGCGAACACCGAAGACTACAAGACCTCCATCAAAAAGGTCTTCGCAGCGGGTGACGTTCGCAAAGGTCAGTCCCTCGTGGTCTGGGCCATTCGCGAAGGCCGTCAGGCAGCGAAGTCTATCGATGAGTTCCTGACAGGTTCCTCCAACCTGCCACGCTGA
- the gltB gene encoding glutamate synthase large subunit, producing the protein MKTRATTTGTVTEKLRTAATEGLYNPAKEHDACGVGFIANLKGAKSHHVVQSGLQIVENLTHRGAVGADPLMGDGAGMLTQVPHELFKEECAKIGFELPEAGEYGVAFLFLPQDKKLREQCESIVAECVSEEGLDILGWRDVPVDNSSLSKAPDIAATEPVSRQLFVTLPDNTDGDVLERRLFILRKVISNVVREKCEGVEQGFYPVSFSSRTIVYKGMFLAYQLGAYYDDLRDERYVSALALVHQRFSTNTFPSWDLAHPYRMVAHNGEINTLRGNVNWMAARQASVSSPAFGDDINKLWPISYEGQSDTACFDNALEFLTTGGYSLAHAAMMLIPEAWAGNPLMDENRRSFYQYHASIMEPWDGPAAVAFTDGRQIGATLDRNGLRPARYIVTDDDFVIMSSEVGVLDIPEEKIVQKWRLQPGKMLLIDLEEGRIISDEEIKRQLSTAHPYKDWLHRTQMVLEELPPVRERAPVAGETLLDRQQAFGYTQEDIKLLMQPMATVGQEALGSMGTDTPVSVLSDKSKLLYTYFKQNFAQVTNPPIDPIREELVMSLVSFIGPRPNLFDLKGLSTSKRLEVRQPILTNADLEKIRAIGDIADNQFQTKTLDITYSAEKGPEGMEEALARLCERAEKAVHGGYNIIILSDRVISRARIAIPALLATAAVHNYLIRKGLRTSVGLVVETGEAREVHHFCVLAGYGAEAINPYLAFETIRSMHSEGYFPEEVDEHEVVSRYIKAINKGMLKVMSKMGISTYQSYCGAQIFDAVGLNSQFVEKYFFGTATTIEGIGLGEVAAETVVRHHDAFEDIPILRRSLDVGGEYAYRSRGESHMWTPDSIATLQHAVRNNLPEKYLEFAKEVNETSGRFTIRGMFRVKSAEELGRRPINIDEVESAEDIVKRFSTGAMSFGSISREAHTSLAIAMNKIGGKSNTGEGGEEAERFNPLPDGSPNPMRSAIKQVASGRFGVTTEYLVNSDMIQIKVAQGAKPGEGGQLPGHKVDAVIAKTRHSTPGVGLISPPPHHDIYSIEDLAQLIYDLKNVNPVADISVKLVSEVGVGTVAAGVAKARADHITVSGFDGGTGASPLTSLKHAGSPWEMGLAETQQTLVLNGLRSRVALQVDGGLRTGRDVLIGALLGADEYGFSTAPLIAAGCLMMRKCHLNTCPVGIATQDPVLRKRFKGTPEHVINYFFYVAEELRGLLAELGVKKLDDIIGRSDMLDKESAINHWKSQGLDFSKIFYRPDATPEESRWSMLQEHPINDILDRELIRNAAPALESKEKVSFPAQIKSVDRSVGAMLSGEIAKRYGAKGLKDDTVHIAMTGTAGQAFGAFVAKGVTIDLEGDANDYVGKGLAGGRIIVRPPANTRIVPENSIIVGNTVLYGATSGEVYFRGVAGERFAVRNSGATAVVEGVGDHGCEYMTGGVVVVIGQTGRNFAAGMSGGVAYVLDEDGSFNSRCNLAMVDIQPVEEEDDLLEKLHHHGGDIEHKGRVDLSADMTRHDDERLRLILENHVKYTGSTKAADILANWEEWRPKFVKVMPVEYRRALQEMKAARMGLAAAE; encoded by the coding sequence ATGAAAACCCGTGCTACCACCACTGGCACCGTTACGGAAAAACTCCGCACTGCTGCCACTGAGGGGCTTTACAATCCAGCCAAGGAGCACGACGCCTGTGGCGTCGGCTTTATAGCTAACCTCAAAGGCGCAAAATCTCACCATGTGGTACAAAGCGGCCTTCAGATCGTTGAAAACCTGACACACCGCGGCGCCGTGGGCGCTGACCCTCTGATGGGTGACGGTGCAGGTATGCTGACCCAGGTCCCACACGAGTTATTTAAAGAAGAATGCGCGAAGATCGGCTTCGAACTGCCAGAAGCAGGCGAATACGGCGTAGCATTCCTCTTTCTTCCACAAGATAAAAAGCTCCGCGAACAGTGCGAAAGCATCGTTGCGGAATGTGTATCTGAAGAAGGACTTGATATTCTTGGCTGGCGCGATGTTCCAGTCGACAATTCTTCTTTGTCCAAAGCACCGGATATTGCTGCGACTGAGCCAGTATCCCGTCAGTTATTTGTAACTCTACCAGACAATACAGATGGTGACGTTCTGGAGCGTCGCCTCTTCATCCTGCGCAAAGTCATCTCCAATGTTGTTCGCGAGAAGTGCGAAGGCGTTGAACAAGGCTTCTATCCTGTCTCCTTCTCCAGCCGCACCATCGTATATAAAGGTATGTTCCTCGCATATCAGCTTGGCGCCTACTACGATGACCTGCGTGATGAGCGCTATGTCTCTGCTCTGGCATTGGTCCACCAGCGCTTTTCTACCAACACCTTCCCATCCTGGGATCTGGCTCACCCATACCGCATGGTTGCCCACAACGGTGAAATCAACACCCTGCGCGGCAACGTAAACTGGATGGCAGCCCGTCAGGCATCTGTGTCTTCTCCTGCATTTGGCGATGACATCAATAAGCTCTGGCCAATTTCCTACGAAGGCCAGTCAGACACTGCATGTTTCGATAACGCATTGGAATTCCTCACCACTGGTGGCTATTCCCTCGCGCATGCAGCAATGATGCTGATCCCCGAAGCATGGGCCGGCAACCCACTGATGGATGAAAACCGTCGCTCCTTCTACCAGTACCATGCCTCCATCATGGAACCATGGGACGGACCCGCAGCGGTGGCCTTCACAGATGGTCGCCAGATCGGCGCAACGCTTGACCGTAACGGCCTGCGCCCTGCCCGCTACATCGTGACAGACGATGACTTCGTCATCATGTCTTCCGAAGTTGGCGTTCTGGACATTCCGGAAGAGAAGATCGTTCAGAAATGGCGTCTGCAGCCAGGCAAGATGCTGCTGATTGATTTGGAAGAAGGCCGCATCATTTCCGACGAGGAAATCAAGCGCCAGCTTTCTACTGCACACCCATACAAAGACTGGTTGCACCGCACCCAGATGGTTCTGGAAGAGCTGCCACCAGTACGTGAACGTGCACCAGTTGCTGGTGAAACTCTCCTCGACCGTCAGCAAGCATTTGGCTACACGCAGGAAGACATCAAGCTTCTCATGCAGCCAATGGCGACAGTTGGACAGGAAGCACTGGGCTCCATGGGCACCGACACCCCTGTGTCTGTACTATCAGACAAATCCAAGCTGCTGTACACCTACTTCAAACAGAACTTCGCACAGGTGACCAACCCACCGATCGATCCGATCCGTGAAGAGCTGGTCATGAGCCTCGTGTCCTTCATCGGTCCGCGTCCGAACCTGTTTGACCTGAAAGGCCTTTCAACCTCCAAACGTCTGGAAGTGCGTCAGCCAATCCTCACCAACGCTGATCTGGAAAAGATCCGCGCAATCGGTGATATCGCTGACAACCAGTTCCAGACCAAGACCCTCGACATCACCTACTCCGCCGAAAAAGGTCCGGAAGGTATGGAAGAGGCTCTGGCACGTCTGTGTGAACGCGCTGAAAAAGCAGTACATGGTGGTTACAACATCATCATCCTGTCTGACCGTGTGATCTCACGTGCCCGCATCGCAATTCCGGCACTGCTGGCAACCGCTGCAGTCCACAACTACCTGATCCGCAAAGGTCTTCGTACCTCCGTTGGTCTCGTGGTTGAAACCGGTGAAGCACGCGAAGTTCACCACTTCTGCGTTCTGGCTGGCTACGGTGCAGAGGCAATCAACCCATACCTCGCGTTCGAAACAATCCGCTCCATGCACTCTGAGGGCTACTTCCCTGAGGAAGTGGATGAGCACGAAGTTGTTTCCCGCTACATCAAAGCCATCAACAAAGGCATGCTCAAAGTCATGTCCAAGATGGGCATCTCCACCTACCAGTCCTACTGTGGTGCGCAGATCTTTGATGCAGTTGGCCTGAACTCCCAGTTCGTCGAAAAATACTTCTTCGGCACAGCAACCACCATCGAAGGCATCGGCTTGGGTGAAGTGGCTGCTGAAACTGTTGTTCGCCATCACGACGCCTTTGAGGATATTCCTATCCTGCGCCGTTCTCTGGATGTTGGCGGTGAATACGCTTACCGCTCCCGTGGTGAAAGCCACATGTGGACTCCAGACAGCATCGCAACGCTGCAGCATGCTGTTCGCAACAACCTGCCAGAAAAGTATCTGGAGTTTGCGAAGGAAGTGAACGAGACCTCCGGTCGCTTCACCATCCGTGGCATGTTCCGCGTGAAATCCGCAGAAGAGCTGGGCCGTCGTCCGATCAACATCGACGAAGTGGAATCCGCAGAAGACATCGTCAAGCGCTTCTCAACCGGCGCCATGTCCTTCGGTTCCATCTCTCGCGAAGCACACACATCGCTTGCGATTGCCATGAACAAAATCGGCGGCAAGTCCAACACCGGTGAAGGTGGTGAAGAAGCAGAGCGCTTCAACCCGCTGCCGGATGGATCTCCAAACCCGATGCGTTCCGCAATCAAGCAAGTTGCCTCCGGTCGCTTTGGTGTAACCACCGAATATCTGGTCAACTCCGATATGATCCAGATTAAAGTGGCACAGGGTGCAAAACCGGGTGAAGGCGGACAGCTGCCAGGCCACAAAGTGGATGCAGTGATCGCGAAAACCCGTCACTCCACTCCGGGTGTTGGTCTCATCTCACCACCACCACACCACGACATCTACTCCATCGAAGATCTGGCACAGCTGATCTACGACCTGAAGAACGTGAACCCGGTTGCAGACATCTCCGTTAAACTGGTGTCAGAAGTGGGCGTTGGTACCGTTGCAGCAGGTGTTGCCAAAGCACGTGCGGACCACATCACTGTCTCCGGTTTTGACGGCGGCACCGGTGCATCTCCGCTCACCTCACTGAAGCACGCTGGTTCTCCGTGGGAAATGGGCCTTGCTGAAACTCAGCAAACCCTCGTTCTCAACGGTCTGCGCTCCCGTGTTGCTCTGCAGGTAGACGGTGGTCTGCGTACAGGCCGTGACGTTCTCATCGGCGCTCTGCTGGGTGCTGACGAATACGGCTTCTCAACAGCTCCACTGATCGCAGCAGGCTGCCTGATGATGCGTAAGTGTCACCTGAACACCTGCCCGGTTGGTATCGCTACTCAGGATCCTGTTCTGCGCAAGCGTTTCAAAGGCACTCCTGAGCACGTCATCAACTACTTCTTCTACGTTGCAGAAGAGCTACGTGGCCTGCTGGCTGAGCTCGGCGTCAAGAAGCTGGACGACATCATTGGTCGCTCCGACATGCTCGACAAAGAGTCCGCGATCAACCACTGGAAGTCTCAGGGTCTTGATTTCTCCAAGATCTTCTACCGTCCAGATGCAACTCCGGAAGAGAGCCGTTGGTCCATGTTGCAAGAGCATCCGATCAACGACATCCTTGACCGCGAGCTCATCAGAAACGCTGCACCAGCACTTGAAAGCAAAGAGAAGGTCTCCTTCCCTGCGCAGATCAAGTCTGTTGACCGCTCCGTTGGCGCAATGCTCTCCGGTGAGATCGCAAAACGCTACGGTGCAAAAGGCCTCAAGGACGACACCGTTCACATCGCCATGACCGGTACTGCAGGTCAGGCATTTGGCGCATTCGTTGCCAAAGGTGTGACCATCGACCTGGAAGGCGACGCAAACGACTACGTCGGTAAGGGCCTTGCTGGCGGTCGCATCATCGTACGCCCACCAGCAAACACCCGCATCGTGCCGGAAAACTCCATAATCGTCGGCAACACCGTTCTTTACGGTGCAACCAGCGGTGAAGTGTACTTCCGCGGTGTCGCAGGTGAGCGCTTTGCAGTTCGTAACTCCGGTGCAACCGCGGTTGTCGAAGGTGTTGGTGATCACGGCTGTGAGTACATGACCGGCGGTGTTGTTGTTGTCATCGGTCAGACAGGCCGTAACTTCGCAGCAGGTATGTCCGGTGGTGTTGCCTACGTTCTGGACGAAGACGGATCCTTCAACTCTCGCTGTAACCTGGCGATGGTAGACATCCAGCCAGTGGAAGAAGAAGACGACCTGCTTGAAAAGCTGCACCACCATGGCGGCGACATCGAGCACAAAGGACGTGTGGACCTGTCAGCTGACATGACACGCCACGACGACGAACGTCTGCGTCTCATTCTTGAAAACCATGTGAAGTACACTGGGTCCACAAAGGCAGCAGACATTCTTGCCAACTGGGAAGAATGGCGTCCGAAATTTGTGAAAGTTATGCCGGTTGAATACCGTCGCGCGCTTCAGGAAATGAAAGCTGCGCGTATGGGCCTCGCGGCTGCGGAATAA
- a CDS encoding nucleotidyltransferase domain-containing protein produces the protein MGDPLNFLFTPFSSIFLEKLLEQIEVTQTQYDQAQRAYKSLGNWLDRDKSTLRLRSPSVYVQGSFRLGTAIKPSSANGDLDIDVVCEILGRKSSDTQKLIKDIVGVEVKSYADAHNIKLDVPGKRCWTLLYADGSKFHMDVLPALPDAEGRRLLLEQHQLDT, from the coding sequence TTGGGTGATCCGTTGAATTTTCTCTTTACGCCTTTTAGTTCCATTTTTTTAGAAAAACTCCTTGAGCAGATCGAAGTTACGCAAACTCAGTACGACCAAGCTCAACGAGCATACAAGTCACTCGGCAATTGGCTTGATAGGGACAAATCTACACTTCGTCTACGAAGCCCAAGTGTCTATGTTCAAGGGTCTTTTCGCTTGGGAACAGCGATCAAGCCGAGCTCTGCTAATGGTGACTTAGACATTGACGTTGTGTGTGAAATATTAGGAAGAAAATCCTCCGATACTCAGAAGTTAATCAAAGATATCGTTGGTGTTGAGGTGAAATCATACGCAGACGCACACAACATCAAGTTAGATGTACCGGGGAAACGATGTTGGACATTGCTTTATGCCGATGGTTCGAAATTTCACATGGATGTTCTACCCGCTTTACCTGATGCCGAAGGTCGACGACTTCTATTAGAGCAACACCAACTCGATACTTAA
- a CDS encoding SAVED domain-containing protein, whose amino-acid sequence MCDAHHRVIDGATTWQEYPEDLLLEMKREHEEWVETVLSAGPDSRSHVLQFSAPIGPNETAVPFDDCVHAILPVKTPAERRAVEIKVKGMHFKDSDPTYWTVQPEVLRNHFTQMIQGRFESGDIRHISVFGLAPIPLLMELGRLISDISDADIFERHREPAQWAWPEDGAEVNFSYLKGIQGPKRVALKLSITSHISDERVVAAVGNDVSIWEIRSEIQKHGVIRHKSDLSRYRTIVRSTLDEIKNEHGMDVEVSVFPAIPVSCAVEFGRVWQPKAHPDLEVYDQAKDQGFVHRITLATS is encoded by the coding sequence ATGTGTGATGCGCACCACCGAGTTATAGATGGCGCCACAACATGGCAGGAGTACCCTGAAGATTTGCTTCTTGAAATGAAGAGAGAGCATGAAGAATGGGTTGAGACGGTTCTTTCAGCCGGCCCAGATAGCCGTTCGCATGTTTTGCAATTCTCAGCACCTATTGGCCCCAATGAGACAGCCGTGCCTTTCGACGATTGTGTCCATGCAATCTTGCCTGTCAAGACGCCTGCAGAAAGGCGAGCTGTAGAGATTAAGGTCAAGGGTATGCACTTTAAGGACAGCGATCCGACATATTGGACGGTGCAGCCAGAGGTCTTGAGAAACCATTTCACCCAAATGATCCAAGGCCGTTTCGAAAGCGGCGACATCCGTCATATTTCTGTTTTTGGTCTTGCTCCGATTCCATTGCTGATGGAGTTGGGGCGCCTTATTTCTGATATTTCAGATGCCGACATATTTGAAAGGCACCGAGAACCTGCGCAATGGGCTTGGCCGGAAGATGGTGCAGAAGTTAATTTCTCGTACTTAAAAGGTATCCAAGGGCCTAAACGCGTAGCGTTAAAGCTCTCGATCACCTCGCACATCTCCGACGAGCGCGTAGTTGCGGCGGTTGGTAATGACGTGTCGATCTGGGAGATACGGAGTGAAATCCAGAAACACGGAGTTATCCGGCACAAAAGCGATTTAAGTCGCTACAGAACGATAGTCCGTTCTACACTCGACGAAATTAAAAACGAGCATGGTATGGATGTTGAGGTATCAGTCTTCCCAGCTATTCCGGTTTCCTGTGCTGTAGAATTTGGTAGAGTTTGGCAACCAAAAGCGCATCCTGATTTGGAAGTCTACGACCAAGCAAAAGACCAAGGGTTTGTTCATAGAATTACACTTGCTACATCTTAG
- a CDS encoding nucleotide-binding domain-containing protein produces the protein MDWPHSNPKGFANWFTQQGGEVYNRQKQAVFKAQNDGLYESVDDVPMFRVKTPLQGAIQLLKRHRDMMFESRSDDKPISIIIATLAAKSYNLEGDLASALYAILFSMDRHIEDRDGIAWVQNPTDPLENFADKWEAHPVLEKTFYEWLEQARDDFEAIAGATSGTSLPQDLGDRLGAGYSTAVREAVDPELLGKSLPSNMPFDVRPVPEIVRDAPHKKPASWAKHPTVVGEVKIVEALVGKSRWRSAKFRSGDASLPKNCNLRFRAKTSVPKPYSVFWQTLNTGPEAAAKGPEGLRGGIDTVRTEAGGLIRKESTSYTGSHSIECFIVKDGYLVARSGEFVVNIA, from the coding sequence TTGGATTGGCCACACAGTAACCCGAAAGGTTTTGCAAACTGGTTCACTCAACAAGGCGGTGAAGTCTACAACCGACAAAAGCAAGCTGTTTTCAAAGCTCAGAACGATGGATTGTATGAAAGCGTTGACGATGTCCCCATGTTCCGAGTTAAGACGCCTCTGCAAGGCGCAATTCAGCTTTTGAAACGACATCGAGATATGATGTTCGAAAGCAGGAGTGACGACAAGCCGATCTCTATAATCATCGCGACACTAGCCGCGAAGAGCTATAATCTTGAAGGTGATCTTGCATCTGCACTATATGCGATCCTCTTTAGTATGGATCGACATATTGAAGATCGAGATGGAATCGCTTGGGTTCAAAATCCTACTGATCCTCTAGAGAACTTTGCAGATAAATGGGAAGCCCATCCAGTTCTTGAAAAGACCTTTTATGAATGGCTTGAGCAAGCACGCGACGACTTTGAGGCAATCGCAGGTGCGACTTCTGGAACATCGCTTCCACAAGACTTGGGAGATCGATTGGGAGCTGGCTATTCAACTGCAGTTCGAGAAGCTGTTGACCCAGAACTTTTGGGTAAGTCTCTCCCTTCAAACATGCCATTTGATGTGCGGCCTGTGCCGGAGATCGTTCGCGACGCACCCCATAAAAAACCAGCAAGTTGGGCTAAGCATCCAACTGTGGTTGGGGAAGTTAAAATCGTTGAAGCCTTGGTAGGCAAAAGTCGCTGGAGGTCTGCTAAATTCCGAAGCGGCGATGCCTCGTTGCCCAAAAACTGCAACCTCCGCTTTCGTGCAAAAACATCCGTGCCAAAGCCTTATAGCGTATTTTGGCAAACGCTAAACACTGGTCCCGAGGCCGCAGCAAAGGGACCAGAGGGCCTAAGAGGCGGGATAGATACAGTCAGAACAGAAGCTGGGGGCCTCATCCGTAAAGAATCAACTTCTTACACCGGCTCACACAGCATTGAGTGCTTCATAGTCAAAGACGGTTATCTTGTCGCGCGAAGTGGTGAATTTGTAGTCAATATCGCATGA
- a CDS encoding methyl-accepting chemotaxis protein, with amino-acid sequence MVTQPHVFKLSMVAKFVLVVFMAMTIMSLGTLFSFVTIYNALTSALGDETLRSQLMSDHGQSALETLLVDNLMFIVMVCAPVGALFFVVAVVIARGMRTNMAALQGGLDALADGALDTEIKGTERGDEIGAIARSIAQFRVALKKKAEADAAAKMQQELELADARKEALASVAREFEASVGHVVHDLLEISQAVETRSRELDASVQGAHSAMASSSDVAQTTQTSVEELVEAAEGVSYSSGMIGDNTTQAAQFAQDAAEHAHKTNEIVGRLAESGKAIGEVIELIDQIANQTNLLALNATIEAARAGEAGRGFAVVASEVKNLAGQTSKATEEISTQVESVQKVAEQAVTAIRSIGETIERINSLSTGINEAVSEQRQATDDISRNLNSAHQNVSQVASNMQDLDSEFQGTKDASNDLHQAAGKLGLLSENLRSEVASFLENVKAA; translated from the coding sequence ATGGTTACCCAACCGCATGTTTTTAAGTTGTCGATGGTGGCGAAGTTTGTGCTGGTCGTGTTTATGGCTATGACAATCATGTCGCTCGGCACGCTATTTTCCTTCGTTACGATTTATAACGCGCTGACGTCTGCGTTGGGGGACGAGACGTTGAGATCTCAGCTTATGTCTGATCATGGGCAGAGTGCGTTGGAAACGCTGCTTGTCGACAATCTGATGTTCATCGTGATGGTTTGTGCGCCTGTTGGTGCGCTGTTCTTCGTTGTTGCGGTTGTGATTGCGCGGGGGATGCGAACGAATATGGCAGCGCTGCAAGGCGGGCTGGATGCGTTGGCAGATGGCGCTTTGGATACAGAGATCAAAGGCACTGAACGGGGCGATGAAATCGGTGCAATTGCGCGCTCCATCGCTCAGTTCCGGGTTGCGCTGAAAAAGAAAGCTGAAGCGGATGCTGCTGCGAAGATGCAGCAGGAGCTGGAACTTGCGGATGCGCGCAAGGAAGCTTTGGCAAGCGTTGCGCGTGAGTTTGAAGCCTCCGTCGGCCATGTGGTACATGATCTTCTGGAGATCAGCCAGGCTGTTGAGACGCGCTCCAGAGAGTTGGATGCAAGCGTTCAGGGTGCGCACAGTGCCATGGCGTCTTCCAGCGATGTAGCACAGACCACGCAGACCTCGGTTGAAGAACTGGTGGAAGCTGCGGAAGGGGTTTCGTACTCCTCCGGTATGATTGGTGACAACACCACTCAGGCTGCCCAGTTTGCGCAGGATGCTGCGGAGCATGCACACAAGACCAACGAGATTGTGGGACGCCTTGCGGAGAGCGGCAAAGCAATTGGCGAAGTGATTGAGTTGATCGACCAGATTGCTAATCAGACCAACCTTCTGGCTCTTAACGCGACTATTGAAGCGGCGCGGGCAGGGGAGGCTGGCCGTGGTTTTGCTGTCGTGGCAAGTGAGGTGAAGAATCTTGCCGGACAGACTTCGAAAGCAACCGAAGAGATTTCAACTCAGGTTGAGTCGGTGCAGAAGGTGGCTGAGCAGGCGGTGACGGCTATTCGCTCCATTGGAGAGACCATTGAGCGGATCAACTCCCTTTCGACTGGCATCAATGAGGCGGTGAGTGAGCAGAGGCAGGCAACGGATGATATCTCCCGCAACCTGAACAGCGCGCACCAGAATGTTTCTCAGGTCGCCTCAAACATGCAGGATCTGGACAGCGAGTTCCAGGGCACCAAAGATGCCTCGAACGACCTGCATCAGGCCGCCGGCAAGCTCGGCCTTCTCTCCGAAAACCTACGCTCTGAAGTCGCCAGCTTCCTGGAGAACGTGAAGGCTGCTTGA